TTTCGGGAAAGACTTCATCGCGGGTTTCAAGGTGTTGCTTCGTGAGGCACCCGACCACTTCCACATGATCTTCCACAAACCCGGCCCGAACACGCCCCAGGTCGACATCAACAAATACCTGATCCTCCCCGGTATCACGATGTACATGGCCGGGCAATGGATCAACAACCTGAACTATTTCGGATGTAACCAATACATTACCCAGCGCGCGCTCGGCGCAGACCTGCCCACGGCCCGGTCGGGGATCCTTTTCGCCGGGGTGATGAAACTTTTCATGCCCATCATCGTCATGCTTCCGGGCATCGTCGCCTGGGTGTTGTACAAGAACGGCCAGTTACCGCAATTGAGCGCCACCGGGAAGGACGGCGCGTATGCCGCCATCCTTGGATTCCTGCCCAATGGGCTCCGCGGTCTTTCCATCGCCGCCCTCACCGCCGCCATTGTGGCGTCGCTTGCCGGCAAGTCCAACAGCATCTCGACGATCTTCACCCTCGACATCTATCGCCGCTATATCAAAGTAGGCGCCAGCGAGCGTCGCATGGTATGGATCGGCCGCCTTTCCACCATCGTCGCGCTTTGTATGGCCATCATCCTGACCTGGCACGACATGCTCGGCATCGGTGGCAGCGGGGGGTATACGTTTATACAAAAATATACCGGCTACATCAGCCCCGGTATCTTCGCCACGTTCATCTTAGGGATCTTCTGGAAAAAAACCACCGGCACCGCCGCCATCACCGGCATCGTGGCCGGCTTCCTCGGCTCCATCTTTTTCGGACAGTTCGCCGTCCGGCTCTTTGGTCCCGAAACGCTCCTCTATACCGCATTTCCGAACGGTCACGGTGCGTACGAGATCCCCTTCTTTGTCTGTATGGGCTGGGTATTTTTCTTTACCCTCCTGCTCATGATCGGGCTCAGCCTCGCCGGCACGGCCGACAAAGCCAAAGCCATCCGCCTCGACGCGTCCATGTTCCGCCTCAGCCGCGCCAACTGGCTGCTCATCGCGTTCATCCTCCTGGTGCTGTCCGCCCTGTACGTCCGGTTCTGGTAGGCAAGGTTTTGTTAAACCCCTCTTAGGTCCGCTGGAAAACTGCGTACTTTGGGGCGTTTATGCAAAAGACTTTCCTCCTTATACTTTTTTTCGCGCTGTTGCTCGCGTCGGCCGCCCTGTCGTTTGCGCCCGCCGCCGCACAGGCGCAACAGCCTTCGCACACCACCACGGCACAGGCGCAACCGTCTTCGCACGCCGCCACGGCACGGGCGCAGCACCCTTCGCACGCGCCGGCCACCCGGAGGCCCGCGGCGCCGCCGCCCTTCTGGCTCTCTTACGCTGACGCCCGCACCAAGGCCGCCGGGACCGGCGGTATGTTCCTGATCCGCAAAGGCTCCTCTTTGGCAAAGGATAAGATTTTGGGTGGAAAAATGGTGATGGACAGTCTTCGCCTCCTGTGCGCCGCCGGCGTTTACCTCGCCCCGTCCGATACGGAGGGCGCCGCGGCCCTCGGAAACGCTGTTTTTGCCTACATCCTCGACGACGGTACGCCCCTGTACAGCTATTCTGCCCTTCGCGAGCCCACCGCCGAAACCTACCTCGATGGCCTGCGCGCCGCGATCGAACGCAAAAACGGCGTCCACAACCTCCGCCTCCTCGAAGCGGAACGCGTGCTCGGCGACAAAGACCCCGCCAACCTCGAAGACATCATCGCCGAAAGAAACCGCGAAGGCCTGCCCGCCGACAGCCTCCTGGACCTGTACGTAGACG
This sequence is a window from Dinghuibacter silviterrae. Protein-coding genes within it:
- a CDS encoding sodium:solute symporter family transporter, with translation MDAIVFACYFVLVAFYGFWVYRKKGRATSGGTKEYFLAEGSLTWWAIGASIIASNISAEQFIGMSGDGFFAGMAVAVYEWLGAVALIIVAVFFMPVYLKNRIYTMPQFLKTRYNETVALIMSVFWLFLYVFVNLTSILYLGALAINGLLGGAYFHLVLIALSVFALFITLGGMKVIGYTDVIQVSVLVIGGLATVYIALTIVSTRFGFGKDFIAGFKVLLREAPDHFHMIFHKPGPNTPQVDINKYLILPGITMYMAGQWINNLNYFGCNQYITQRALGADLPTARSGILFAGVMKLFMPIIVMLPGIVAWVLYKNGQLPQLSATGKDGAYAAILGFLPNGLRGLSIAALTAAIVASLAGKSNSISTIFTLDIYRRYIKVGASERRMVWIGRLSTIVALCMAIILTWHDMLGIGGSGGYTFIQKYTGYISPGIFATFILGIFWKKTTGTAAITGIVAGFLGSIFFGQFAVRLFGPETLLYTAFPNGHGAYEIPFFVCMGWVFFFTLLLMIGLSLAGTADKAKAIRLDASMFRLSRANWLLIAFILLVLSALYVRFW